CAAAGGTGGTATATCTTTGAGGTATGTACTGGCTGCTCATATCATTTGCCGGTTCTCCTTTTGACGAAGCCGAGAGAAAAATCGTATTTTTATAAGGACTTGGCGTTGAAGCCGTCACCGGTTTTTCTTTAAAATCCGACGGGGTTTCGTCGATTAGAGAGGCACCGATATTTTTTTTTGCATCAGTCCAAGGAATGATCACATGACGTGTTTTTGCCATGTCGAGACAACGAAAGGCATTTTCAGAATAACAGGCATCAAACACGCCGAAGATCCGCCGGTCTTTATCCAAACGCTCTATACGTGGCCGAATATCCCGGCGACCGATGATCAACCTGTCCATTATTTGATCTGCACTGCCTTTGATGGAGAAATCAAAAGGCAGAACTGCACCGGTGTAAGGCGTACCCATATCATCTATATTCATTTTCTGGGATCCCTTGTCCTGGGGGCTTGTGCCATGTCCACTGAAGTAAATAAATACAAAATCATTGGGGGATGTCGTTTTATTTAGGTGATCTAGAGCCGTCAGTATGCCATCTTTAGTGGCCTGGGAATTGGTGAGAGATACAATATGACCAGGATCAAATCCCAGCTTGGCAACCAGCAGTTTTCTCAATGCTGCGACATCATACACCGGACCCTCCAACTGCGCTCCCGGCGGCAGCCCCGGATATTCGCTGACGCCAATAAGCAAAGCATGATGGGCCGCCCAAGCCGGACAAACAATGGCCAGGCACAGCACCAGCCCAACGCCCCCCCTCGTTAACCAACTTATTTTTTGGGAAGTCATATTTATAATCAGGATTCCTGTCCGTGGTATTATTTTCATTGAACCATAACCTCCACCCGGCGATTGGCCGCATAATGCCGCTCTGTGGTCTCCGGGGATATCAGCAGGCAGGTCTCACCTTTTCCCTGGGTTGTCAGGGATAAATGGGATGTTAAACTGGGAAATTGCTCGATTAAAAACCGTTTCACACTTTCCGCTCGTTTCATTGACAGTGACATATTATAGGATGCATCACCCTGGCTGTCCGTATGACCGACAATATGAACGTGCCTGCCTTTCAGGTTTTCATCCATCAAGGCACGACCAAGTGCCCCAGCCTGTTGTTGGGCATCGTGCTTGGAAAGTGAATGACTGCCCAAATCGAAATTAATGTAAAGATCAATTTTAGGAGAGGCCGTGCTTTGGACGAAAAACCCTCTTTCTGTTAATGCCCGGGCAATCTCATCCTGGGGAACAAATCCCCCGGCCAAAGACAGAACAAGTTCTTGCAGATGGGCCTCAACATTGGGATTCTCGTGAAGCATCTGGGCCAGCCGGTAATGCCGGATCGCCGGCTGCATTGCCTTCTGCGCTTCATAGCTCCCCCCGATCATGATCAGGGCATTAGCCTGCAGCCTTTCTTCGTCCGTCGTAAGCTGAGCATCCTTGTAAGCCATCCGTGCTTCTTCATATCTTTTTTCTTTTTCAAGTACTTTTCCCAGAGTAAAATAGGTTTTAAACTCAGGACAGAAATCAGCAGATTTTTCAAGGAGCCGGATTTTTTCCAGATTGTCGGAATGGTCCATAGCTTGATCATAAAGCTGTTTTGCATGCCGGCACCCTTCGCTTGCCACAGCAGGCGGAACAACTGCAACCCAGCACAATACCGAAACCGCCAAACCCATCAAAGTGAAATACATTTTCTTCATTTTGTTTGTTTCCTATGGTTTTGTACTGGAATCAGAGCCCGGTGCCACCTGAAGTTTGCTCAATTTCGGGTCAGCAATAAGCATCATCTGCCATTCCCTGTCCGTCAACCGCTTATCCATATCCTGTTTGAATGCATAATGGGTGAATAGTGCGCCTCGTGTCCGGCCTTTTCCGGTATCGTGCTCAACGATTTCAGGATATCCCAGGGCCTGCTCCAGCACCTTGCCGGAATTGGCATCCGTGTGGATATCCACAACAATGGGATGGTCTTCACCAGGCAATAATTTCTTAAACGACTGATCCAGGGTATTTAAAAAACCTGTATCAGCTGCCGACAGGGATTTTCCAAGAACAATATTGCAGGAAATTTCATGACAGCGTTCAAGTAGACCGGCAAACGTACTCATCCTGCGGGTATACCGGGGATCGGCCAGGTGCTTGGCCAGCGTTTCCACCTGATTTTTCAAAAGAAGATAGAGTTCAGGCACAGGTTCTATCCATGCAGTGGTGCGGGGCTGTGGCACCACAAGGCTTTTTCCCACCGCACTGTAAGATTGTTTGGCATACAGGATATTGATATACCGGTGCCAGGTATAAAATCCCAGGCTGGTATTCAGGCGTCTGGCAGGATCATTTTTTGCCTGGATATCCTGACCTCTTTTTAGCCAGTAGGCAATCAGTGCCAGGTGATCGGCGGCCAAGCCGTTGCCTTGCTCAAGACTGTTTTTTGCCTTTTTGAATGCCCCATCATACCCTTTATATGCCTGGTCGCCTGAACCGGCCAGGATCTTTTCAGCGGCTTTTGACCCGGACAGCGCCATCAGCTCAAGGGCTAAGGGAAACCCTTTAACCGGGCGTCCGCCGGCCAGGACCATGGAAAAGGGCGGTTGTTTTTTATCCTTGCCCTGGTAATCACCGGCCAGGCGGCCGTAGCATAATTCCTGTAAAGCGGCGCTGTCCGGCGTGAACCGTAAGGGCATCAACCGGAATCCGGTCATCACTTCCGCTGCGCTGCGCTTTTCTTTTTTCAGGGCAGCCTGGTTCACGATACCAGCAATAATCCTGGGCTGTTTTCCGTTGTCTTTGGCAAACTGAGACAGTTTTTCCCGCAGGACAGGAATCTTGGTTTTGGGTGATATGGCAGCAGATACCTTTATATAGTCGCCAACCGTCAGGTCATCAGGCGGCCCGAACAAAAAGGATAATTTCTCATTGACACTGTCATATTGCTGTTTAATTGTCGGCTGATTTTGAATCAGCTCAGCCAGGGCATGGGCCTGGGCAGTCAGGAAATCCGCCTGCTTTTCCGTAATATCTGTCGCCTTGGATGAAACTACCGGAAATAATACAGTACTGCTGTACCGCATCGCCCGAAAATAATTCTTCAATTCAGGAGTACGGGTATATTTACCCCGAACTTTAAACTGGGTGTAGTCAATCTTTTGCTGCATCAATGGGGATACGGCAACCCCTTTGGCACCCAGCACAGCAGAAAGTTCCGCATTGGCGGTGTCACCGTCAGGGGCATCCTTGATTTTTGTTTGACCAAATGCCAGGGCGTTGACCACGCTCAGATAATTGAGGTTGGCTCTATGGGCTGCAACATCTGCCGGCACTTTGGAGGGCGGATTATCTTTCAGATGCTGCACCATGGCAGTCAGTAGATTCCTAAAAGCCGGCATGACCACGGCCTGTTCCATATCCGTAACACTTTGGTTAACCATCATGGCATAGGCCGTAAGAATGAAGTCTTCGGTGATGTAGTTGCCGATGTTATCCTTTTCATTCATGGCATACAGCTCAAACATGCCGGTTGGCACTGCTTTTTGATCGGCAGCAATTGCCAAAGGGGGAAGGCTAATGCTGAATACTAGGAGGCTGAGCCCAATCAGTCGGATCATTGTTTTCATTTTATTATATCTCCTTGATGGTGAGGTATCATTCATGGACATTATTTTTCAACCAAAGCGATCACTTTGCCTGCGCCCAGCCCCACGGATTTTGGTTGAACGGAAAAGCAACTTCTAATCACATCGAATTCCTTGGCGGTTTCACCGGACATGAGTTTGATCAGATCTTTGGAATTTCCGAGCCCTTTTTTATATGAATTGATTTTTTCTGTGGTCACAAACACCGCGATCAATGTTTTTCCAAAAGGCGGGGATGTCGGCAAATTAAAGTCATCATCCTCGTTCGGAATTGTAATCCGGGTTCCGGCTTTAAAGAAATTTTCCTTATGGTATCCATTGGGAAACAATATTGCCGATTTCGTGTCATTCGGGCTTAAATTTATCACATTCACATATCCGTCATGGGGCATGGTGAGTGAAACTTCCAACAGGTCCCCTTCCTTAAATTTGGATTGGTTGGTACGAACAGGTACTTTATAGTCCGCTCCTTCAGTCAGCAGCAGTACTCGATCCCAAAGACT
Above is a window of uncultured Desulfobacter sp. DNA encoding:
- a CDS encoding OmpA family protein, with the translated sequence MKKMYFTLMGLAVSVLCWVAVVPPAVASEGCRHAKQLYDQAMDHSDNLEKIRLLEKSADFCPEFKTYFTLGKVLEKEKRYEEARMAYKDAQLTTDEERLQANALIMIGGSYEAQKAMQPAIRHYRLAQMLHENPNVEAHLQELVLSLAGGFVPQDEIARALTERGFFVQSTASPKIDLYINFDLGSHSLSKHDAQQQAGALGRALMDENLKGRHVHIVGHTDSQGDASYNMSLSMKRAESVKRFLIEQFPSLTSHLSLTTQGKGETCLLISPETTERHYAANRRVEVMVQ
- a CDS encoding DUF3160 domain-containing protein, producing the protein MKTMIRLIGLSLLVFSISLPPLAIAADQKAVPTGMFELYAMNEKDNIGNYITEDFILTAYAMMVNQSVTDMEQAVVMPAFRNLLTAMVQHLKDNPPSKVPADVAAHRANLNYLSVVNALAFGQTKIKDAPDGDTANAELSAVLGAKGVAVSPLMQQKIDYTQFKVRGKYTRTPELKNYFRAMRYSSTVLFPVVSSKATDITEKQADFLTAQAHALAELIQNQPTIKQQYDSVNEKLSFLFGPPDDLTVGDYIKVSAAISPKTKIPVLREKLSQFAKDNGKQPRIIAGIVNQAALKKEKRSAAEVMTGFRLMPLRFTPDSAALQELCYGRLAGDYQGKDKKQPPFSMVLAGGRPVKGFPLALELMALSGSKAAEKILAGSGDQAYKGYDGAFKKAKNSLEQGNGLAADHLALIAYWLKRGQDIQAKNDPARRLNTSLGFYTWHRYINILYAKQSYSAVGKSLVVPQPRTTAWIEPVPELYLLLKNQVETLAKHLADPRYTRRMSTFAGLLERCHEISCNIVLGKSLSAADTGFLNTLDQSFKKLLPGEDHPIVVDIHTDANSGKVLEQALGYPEIVEHDTGKGRTRGALFTHYAFKQDMDKRLTDREWQMMLIADPKLSKLQVAPGSDSSTKP